The following proteins are co-located in the Cognatiyoonia koreensis genome:
- a CDS encoding DUF1304 domain-containing protein, which yields MRFVGLVLVALIAAIHVYIAYFEIFAWETRGPEVFPVLPADLFTPTVAMAANQGLYNAFLAAGLIWALLIGDRKWQLNVATIFLLFVFAAGVFGAATVSGRILFVQAVPSAIALILLWIGRTRDQV from the coding sequence ATGCGTTTCGTCGGCCTTGTCCTTGTCGCGCTAATCGCCGCGATCCATGTCTATATCGCCTATTTCGAAATCTTCGCCTGGGAAACGCGCGGGCCAGAGGTGTTTCCCGTTCTGCCAGCCGATCTGTTCACCCCCACGGTCGCGATGGCGGCGAACCAGGGGCTTTATAATGCGTTTCTGGCCGCAGGGCTGATCTGGGCCTTGCTGATCGGCGATCGCAAGTGGCAGTTGAACGTCGCGACCATTTTTCTGCTGTTCGTCTTTGCGGCTGGTGTCTTTGGTGCGGCGACCGTATCCGGGCGCATCCTGTTTGTGCAGGCCGTGCCGTCAGCCATCGCGCTGATCCTGCTGTGGATCGGGCGCACGCGCGATCAGGTGTAA
- a CDS encoding zinc-dependent alcohol dehydrogenase has protein sequence MKALVYDGVEQLGFRDVPDPVPADGEHLVKIQAVGICGSDMHAYLGHDARRPAPLILGHEAAGTIVGGPKDGTRVTVNPLVACQTCPACKAGRENLCPNRQIISMPPREGAFAQYISMPLSNLVTVPDDVPLAKAALAEPLAVSWHAARLVLEALHPSMDKTALVIGGGAIGLAAALALQAMGVTDVTIAEPNDARRAFLINTCGQSTVAQAHGQWAFVIDAVGYAATRAAASAAAQPGGVIAHIGLGQDTGGLDVRRMTLHEITFIGTYTYTAQEFRDTAQAIFDGRLGPLDWTEIRALGDGHAAFEDLHAGTVASPKIILDPWA, from the coding sequence ATGAAAGCCTTGGTCTATGATGGTGTGGAACAACTGGGGTTTCGGGATGTCCCCGATCCGGTGCCTGCCGACGGCGAACACCTTGTCAAAATTCAAGCCGTGGGGATCTGCGGGTCGGACATGCATGCCTATCTGGGACATGACGCGCGCAGGCCAGCCCCGCTGATCCTCGGGCACGAGGCGGCAGGCACAATTGTAGGCGGCCCAAAGGATGGCACCCGTGTGACCGTTAATCCGCTTGTCGCATGTCAGACCTGCCCGGCATGCAAGGCGGGGCGTGAAAACCTCTGCCCCAATCGCCAGATCATCTCGATGCCGCCGCGCGAAGGTGCATTTGCCCAGTATATCAGTATGCCCTTGTCGAACCTGGTCACGGTTCCGGACGATGTGCCGCTGGCCAAAGCGGCACTGGCCGAACCCTTGGCCGTCAGCTGGCACGCCGCAAGACTTGTGTTGGAGGCGCTGCATCCCAGCATGGACAAAACCGCGCTTGTGATCGGCGGCGGAGCCATCGGTCTTGCAGCCGCACTCGCCTTGCAGGCGATGGGGGTGACGGATGTCACGATTGCGGAACCCAATGATGCCCGCCGGGCGTTTCTGATCAATACCTGCGGGCAAAGCACCGTTGCGCAGGCGCACGGGCAATGGGCCTTTGTCATTGATGCTGTCGGATATGCGGCAACCCGCGCTGCGGCCTCTGCTGCGGCGCAACCCGGTGGTGTCATTGCCCACATTGGATTGGGGCAGGATACCGGCGGGCTGGATGTGCGGCGGATGACGCTGCATGAAATCACGTTTATTGGTACATATACCTACACCGCGCAGGAATTTCGCGACACAGCACAGGCGATCTTTGACGGGCGGCTCGGGCCGCTGGACTGGACGGAAATCCGCGCGCTTGGCGACGGCCATGCGGCCTTTGAGGACCTGCATGCAGGCACCGTCGCGTCGCCGAAAATCATTCTGGATCCCTGGGCCTGA
- the rpsC gene encoding 30S ribosomal protein S3, giving the protein MGNKVNPIGMRLQVNRTWDSRWYADTKDYGDLLLEDLKIKDFIKKECKQSGVSRVIIERPHKKCRVTIHAARPGVIIGKKGADIEGLRKKLANLTSSELHLNIVEVRKPELDAALVAENIGQQLERRVSFRRAMKRAVQNSMRMGALGIRVNLAGRLGGAEIARTEWYREGRVPLHTLRADIDYAHYEAMTPYGIIGIKVFIYKGDIMEHDPSAHDRKHAELQEGAIPRGAGRR; this is encoded by the coding sequence ATGGGTAATAAAGTCAATCCAATCGGCATGCGTCTTCAGGTCAACCGCACATGGGACAGCCGCTGGTACGCAGATACCAAAGACTACGGCGATCTTTTGCTGGAAGACCTGAAGATCAAGGACTTCATCAAGAAAGAGTGCAAGCAGTCTGGTGTCAGCCGCGTCATCATCGAACGTCCGCACAAGAAGTGCCGCGTCACGATCCACGCTGCCCGTCCGGGTGTGATCATCGGCAAAAAAGGCGCTGACATCGAAGGTCTGCGCAAGAAGCTGGCGAACCTCACCTCGTCCGAACTGCACCTGAACATCGTCGAAGTCCGCAAGCCGGAACTGGACGCTGCACTGGTTGCCGAAAACATCGGTCAGCAGCTCGAGCGTCGTGTCTCTTTCCGTCGCGCCATGAAGCGTGCGGTTCAGAACTCGATGCGTATGGGTGCCCTTGGCATCCGTGTGAACCTCGCCGGCCGTCTTGGCGGTGCCGAGATCGCGCGGACCGAATGGTATCGTGAAGGCCGCGTGCCTTTGCACACGCTGCGTGCCGACATCGACTATGCGCATTATGAGGCGATGACGCCTTACGGGATCATCGGCATCAAGGTGTTCATCTACAAAGGTGACATCATGGAGCACGACCCATCCGCGCACGACCGTAAACATGCCGAGCTGCAAGAGGGTGCTATCCCTCGTGGCGCTGGCCGTCGCTAA
- a CDS encoding CopD family protein yields MARFVFGWPSHAGHVWLYDSRLILVEGLAPIDGWAIAAIFAKATGYGAALLAMGGPLFVLAFPSSSADVRQLARKIAVIAAFVGLVVLALRFGIRAARISGMGLPGAFDPMMLGFVWDSPLGAAAIWRGAGELLVLALLMRGGVGLWAGLIGALMIAVSYTFIGHSLGDPRWLLASLLTLHLLAAAFWVGALAPLRHAVGKPDGAVLLHHFGNVASVTVPLLIVFGVIFAWFMTGSLSALLSTAYGWTLLAKLGVVTGLMALAALNKWRLVPALASGVRAAETHLRRSIQIEAMAVVLILLATATLTSITTPPVNL; encoded by the coding sequence TTGGCGCGGTTTGTCTTCGGATGGCCATCCCATGCAGGGCACGTTTGGCTTTACGATAGCCGACTGATCCTCGTGGAAGGTCTGGCACCAATCGACGGATGGGCCATAGCGGCCATCTTTGCAAAGGCGACTGGCTATGGCGCGGCGCTTTTGGCGATGGGCGGGCCACTATTTGTTCTGGCTTTTCCAAGCTCATCCGCGGATGTACGCCAACTGGCCCGGAAAATTGCCGTTATCGCCGCTTTCGTTGGACTTGTGGTGCTGGCGCTGCGCTTTGGAATCCGTGCCGCCCGTATATCAGGGATGGGTCTTCCGGGGGCCTTCGATCCGATGATGCTGGGCTTTGTCTGGGATAGCCCGCTTGGGGCAGCTGCCATCTGGCGCGGCGCGGGCGAGCTGCTGGTGCTGGCATTGCTGATGAGAGGCGGCGTAGGGCTCTGGGCAGGGCTGATCGGTGCTTTGATGATCGCAGTGTCCTACACGTTCATTGGCCATTCTCTTGGTGATCCCCGCTGGCTGCTCGCGTCATTGCTGACCTTGCACTTGCTGGCAGCGGCGTTCTGGGTCGGCGCACTGGCCCCGCTGCGTCATGCGGTCGGCAAACCGGACGGGGCCGTGCTGCTCCATCATTTTGGAAACGTCGCCAGCGTAACAGTCCCACTCCTTATCGTCTTTGGCGTGATCTTTGCTTGGTTCATGACCGGATCACTTTCCGCACTACTTTCGACAGCTTACGGCTGGACACTTCTTGCCAAGCTTGGCGTTGTGACAGGGTTGATGGCGTTGGCCGCGCTAAATAAATGGCGGCTGGTTCCGGCGCTCGCCTCTGGCGTACGCGCTGCCGAGACCCATCTGCGCCGGTCAATCCAGATCGAAGCCATGGCGGTCGTGCTCATCTTGCTGGCAACGGCAACGCTCACCTCGATCACCACACCTCCGGTCAACCTGTAA
- a CDS encoding DUF411 domain-containing protein, which translates to MKLIKTLLAFTPVIALAFGMTVFGWAGMADADSHGAMSHHGTMHVTKSPTCGCCGAWVALARQEGYDIAVTDTADVSTVKLDANVPGHLWACHTATIHGYVVEGHVPFEALAKLLEERPDVTGIAVPGMPGGSPGMGNDPTARYDVIAFGGDAGDGEVFYQAGL; encoded by the coding sequence ATGAAACTTATCAAAACACTTCTGGCCTTCACACCTGTCATTGCACTTGCATTTGGAATGACGGTCTTTGGCTGGGCTGGCATGGCCGATGCCGACAGCCACGGGGCCATGTCCCATCACGGCACAATGCACGTCACCAAAAGCCCGACCTGTGGCTGTTGCGGCGCGTGGGTCGCACTGGCCCGCCAGGAAGGCTACGATATCGCAGTGACCGACACAGCAGATGTGAGCACCGTGAAACTGGATGCAAATGTTCCCGGCCATCTGTGGGCTTGTCATACCGCGACGATCCACGGCTATGTCGTTGAAGGCCATGTTCCGTTTGAAGCGCTCGCAAAGCTGCTTGAGGAACGTCCTGACGTCACCGGAATTGCTGTCCCCGGTATGCCCGGCGGCTCGCCCGGTATGGGGAATGATCCAACCGCGCGTTACGACGTGATCGCCTTTGGTGGCGACGCGGGCGATGGCGAGGTGTTCTATCAGGCCGGTCTGTGA
- a CDS encoding STAS/SEC14 domain-containing protein — protein sequence MLKVTKTGANRLNITLEGTLDSDKMRTGLDHMAELSQDINAGRMLYRIKNFHMPTLGAIGVEFSYLPKLFSLIGRFDKCAVCSDISWIRTAAEVEGALIPGLEIKAFGLKETDAAEAWLDA from the coding sequence ATGCTGAAAGTCACCAAAACCGGGGCCAACCGTCTGAACATCACGCTTGAAGGGACATTGGATTCCGACAAGATGCGCACGGGGCTGGACCACATGGCAGAGCTGTCACAGGACATCAACGCCGGGCGGATGCTCTACCGGATCAAGAATTTCCACATGCCCACGCTCGGGGCGATCGGGGTTGAATTCAGCTATTTGCCCAAACTTTTCAGCCTGATAGGACGCTTCGACAAATGCGCGGTCTGCTCTGACATCAGCTGGATCCGCACCGCCGCCGAAGTCGAAGGGGCACTGATCCCCGGACTGGAGATCAAGGCATTCGGACTGAAGGAAACAGACGCGGCTGAGGCGTGGCTGGACGCTTAG
- the rplP gene encoding 50S ribosomal protein L16, whose product MLQPKRTKHRKLHKGRIRGEAKGGSDLNFGTYGLKAIEPERITARQIEAARRAMTRQMKRQGRVWIRIFPDTPVTSKPVEVRMGKGKGSIDFWACKVKPGRIMFEIDGVSEDIAREALRLAAMKLPIKTRTVVREDW is encoded by the coding sequence ATGCTACAACCAAAGCGTACAAAACACCGCAAGCTGCACAAAGGCCGGATCCGTGGCGAAGCAAAGGGCGGGTCTGACCTGAACTTTGGCACCTACGGTCTGAAAGCGATCGAGCCGGAGCGTATCACTGCGCGCCAGATCGAAGCTGCCCGTCGTGCCATGACCCGTCAGATGAAACGTCAGGGCCGCGTCTGGATCCGTATTTTCCCGGACACGCCTGTCACCTCCAAACCCGTCGAAGTGCGTATGGGTAAGGGTAAAGGTTCCATCGACTTCTGGGCATGCAAGGTCAAACCCGGCCGGATCATGTTCGAAATCGACGGCGTCTCCGAAGACATCGCCCGCGAGGCCCTGCGCCTTGCCGCGATGAAGCTGCCGATCAAGACACGGACCGTGGTTCGCGAAGACTGGTAA
- the rplV gene encoding 50S ribosomal protein L22: MSKDKNPRRVADNEAMAKLRMLKTSPQKLNLVAGLIRGKKVEQALTDLTFSKKRIAVDVKKCLQSAIANAENNHNLDVDELVVAEAYVGKNLTMKRGRPRARGRFGKIIKPFAEITIKVRQVEEQA; this comes from the coding sequence ATGAGCAAGGATAAGAATCCCCGCCGCGTGGCCGACAATGAAGCAATGGCAAAACTGCGCATGCTGAAAACGTCCCCGCAAAAACTCAACCTCGTTGCTGGCCTGATCCGCGGCAAGAAAGTCGAGCAGGCATTGACCGACCTGACTTTCTCCAAAAAGCGGATCGCCGTGGATGTGAAGAAATGCCTTCAGTCCGCAATCGCCAACGCCGAGAACAACCACAACCTTGACGTCGATGAACTGGTCGTCGCAGAGGCGTATGTCGGCAAGAACCTCACCATGAAGCGTGGACGCCCACGTGCCCGTGGCCGGTTCGGCAAGATCATCAAGCCGTTCGCCGAAATCACCATCAAAGTCCGTCAGGTCGAGGAGCAAGCGTAA
- a CDS encoding DUF4156 domain-containing protein yields the protein MRKLILFTGLIAIAACSAEISPEAQLVRQVTPQMTEQCQFLGPVSGTELLGLTVADDANSALNKLRNETANRGGNAFVLSNTTSSLDGSIAQGDAYSCPN from the coding sequence ATGCGCAAACTAATACTATTTACCGGACTTATTGCAATCGCCGCCTGTAGCGCCGAAATCTCGCCAGAAGCTCAGCTAGTAAGGCAAGTAACACCACAGATGACAGAACAATGCCAATTCTTGGGGCCAGTTTCCGGCACTGAACTACTTGGCTTAACAGTAGCTGACGACGCAAACAGCGCTCTTAACAAGCTCCGCAATGAAACGGCCAATCGAGGAGGCAATGCTTTCGTACTCAGCAATACGACCTCATCGCTTGATGGATCGATTGCACAGGGCGACGCCTATTCTTGTCCGAACTAG
- a CDS encoding c-type cytochrome codes for MKRTVLIAIGGAALIGAALYALSNVSAQTDRIVLRDADPETVARGASVYAANCASCHGANLEGQANWRSPGEDGRLPAPPHDETGHTWHHDGDTLFRLTKYGVGALIKDPDYATNMPNYEDVLSDEDIIAVLSYIKSTWPEDVRARHNDMESRQ; via the coding sequence GTGAAACGGACGGTTCTGATAGCCATCGGTGGAGCGGCCCTGATCGGGGCCGCTCTCTACGCTTTGAGCAATGTTTCGGCGCAAACCGACCGCATTGTCTTGCGGGACGCCGATCCTGAAACCGTCGCGCGTGGTGCCAGCGTGTACGCGGCAAACTGTGCCTCTTGCCATGGCGCCAATCTGGAAGGCCAAGCCAATTGGCGGTCTCCCGGTGAAGACGGGCGGCTTCCGGCACCGCCACACGATGAGACGGGACACACTTGGCACCATGACGGTGACACGCTATTCCGGCTGACCAAGTACGGAGTGGGCGCCTTGATCAAAGATCCCGACTACGCCACCAATATGCCGAATTATGAAGACGTTCTGAGTGATGAAGACATCATTGCCGTGCTAAGCTACATCAAATCGACCTGGCCAGAGGACGTCCGCGCCCGGCACAACGACATGGAAAGCAGACAATGA
- the hisD gene encoding histidinol dehydrogenase: MTRDYLKKATLTAKSDATQVHDTVKTILADIEAGGDAKAMEYAAKFDRYEGNVLLTAKEIEAAIAQVPEKLKADIRFAHDNVRRFAELQKGTTTDVEMEIAPGFIAGQKVIPIDAAGCYVPGGRYSHIASAIMTVTTAKVAGCKHITACSPPRPDVGVAPAIVYAAHICGADKILAMGGVQGVAAMTFGLFGLPKANILVGPGNQFVAEAKRILFGRVGIDMIAGPTDSLILADKDADPHIVATDLVSQAEHGYNSPVWLVTDDRTLAEKVMTLVPKLIDDLPELNRENAYAAWRDYAEVIVCKDREDMAACSDEYAPEHLTVQAADLDWWLNRLTCYGSLFLGEETTVSYGDKATGTNHVLPTSGAASYTGGLSVHKYMKIVTWQRATRDASKAVAEATARISRLEGMEGHARAADVRLAKYFPGENFDLTADG; the protein is encoded by the coding sequence ATGACACGTGATTACCTTAAGAAAGCGACGCTGACCGCAAAGTCGGACGCCACGCAAGTCCACGACACCGTCAAGACCATTCTGGCCGATATCGAAGCGGGCGGCGATGCCAAGGCGATGGAATACGCAGCAAAGTTCGACCGTTACGAGGGCAATGTCCTGCTCACGGCCAAGGAAATTGAAGCCGCCATCGCGCAGGTGCCCGAAAAGCTGAAAGCGGATATCCGTTTCGCCCACGACAACGTGCGCCGTTTTGCCGAGTTGCAAAAGGGCACGACGACGGACGTCGAAATGGAAATCGCCCCGGGGTTTATCGCCGGTCAGAAAGTCATCCCCATCGACGCCGCCGGATGCTACGTGCCCGGCGGGCGCTATAGTCACATTGCCAGCGCGATCATGACGGTGACAACCGCCAAGGTCGCCGGCTGCAAGCATATCACCGCCTGTTCACCGCCGCGCCCCGATGTCGGTGTCGCCCCCGCCATTGTCTACGCGGCGCATATCTGCGGTGCGGACAAGATCCTTGCCATGGGCGGGGTGCAGGGCGTTGCGGCCATGACGTTCGGGCTTTTCGGGTTGCCCAAGGCCAATATCCTTGTCGGCCCCGGCAACCAGTTCGTGGCCGAGGCCAAGCGCATTCTGTTTGGCCGTGTCGGGATTGACATGATCGCCGGACCGACGGACAGCCTGATCCTCGCCGACAAGGACGCTGACCCGCACATCGTCGCGACCGATCTCGTGTCGCAGGCCGAACACGGGTACAACTCGCCGGTCTGGCTGGTGACGGATGATCGCACCTTGGCCGAAAAGGTCATGACGCTGGTGCCCAAACTGATCGACGATTTGCCCGAGCTGAACCGCGAAAATGCCTATGCCGCGTGGCGCGACTATGCCGAAGTCATCGTTTGCAAAGACCGAGAGGATATGGCGGCCTGTTCGGATGAATACGCGCCCGAACACCTGACGGTGCAGGCGGCGGACCTCGATTGGTGGCTCAATCGGCTGACCTGCTACGGCTCACTGTTTCTTGGTGAAGAAACAACCGTGTCCTATGGTGATAAGGCAACTGGCACGAACCATGTGCTCCCGACGTCGGGCGCGGCCAGCTATACCGGTGGTCTCAGCGTGCATAAATACATGAAAATCGTGACATGGCAGCGCGCAACCCGCGACGCCTCCAAAGCGGTGGCCGAAGCCACGGCGCGCATTTCCCGCCTCGAAGGCATGGAAGGTCACGCCCGCGCGGCTGACGTGCGTCTGGCCAAATACTTTCCCGGAGAAAACTTCGATCTGACCGCCGATGGATGA
- the comE gene encoding sulfopyruvate decarboxylase subunit beta, whose product MIRSEILKEIAPILRDHLVVCNIGIPSQELHAIDDQPTNFYMLGTMGLSSSIGLGLALAQPKTVISIDGDGSVLTNLCTLPTIANNVADNYILMIIDNGSYGSTGDQPTYTGKKTSLAGMARAAGCDNVVEVQDVDTGKALQAAIDSKKMTVMVVKCDSGNAKMPVITMDPVVIKDRFMKAVQA is encoded by the coding sequence ATGATCCGTTCTGAAATCCTGAAAGAAATCGCCCCGATCCTGCGTGACCACCTGGTTGTCTGCAACATCGGTATCCCCTCACAAGAACTGCACGCGATCGACGACCAGCCGACCAATTTCTACATGCTGGGCACGATGGGGCTGTCCTCGTCCATCGGGCTGGGCCTTGCGCTGGCGCAACCCAAAACCGTCATTTCGATTGATGGCGATGGGTCGGTTCTGACGAACCTCTGCACGCTGCCGACCATCGCAAACAACGTGGCCGACAACTACATCCTGATGATCATCGACAACGGGTCATACGGGTCCACCGGCGACCAGCCGACCTATACGGGCAAGAAAACCTCGCTTGCCGGGATGGCGCGTGCGGCGGGTTGCGACAACGTGGTCGAAGTGCAGGACGTCGATACCGGCAAGGCGTTGCAAGCGGCCATCGACAGCAAGAAGATGACGGTGATGGTTGTGAAATGCGACAGCGGCAACGCCAAGATGCCCGTCATCACGATGGACCCTGTCGTGATCAAGGACCGCTTCATGAAGGCGGTGCAAGCCTGA
- a CDS encoding decarboxylase produces the protein MNIDKKITDDLVANDISFVTTVPCKQLAGVIEEVDAREEIFHIPSNKEDEGMGLCAGAWMGGKRPAIIMQNTAIGVTINTLATLIQYYRMPLPMLISYRGELREPVACQVEMAVHTKGLLAQMNIPTYHFHHQKDVKEFDMILKYTFMCNKPVAILTDANFWGGYGDQ, from the coding sequence ATGAACATCGACAAGAAGATCACGGACGATCTTGTCGCGAACGACATCTCCTTTGTGACCACCGTGCCCTGCAAACAGCTGGCCGGTGTGATCGAGGAAGTGGACGCGCGCGAAGAGATTTTCCACATCCCGTCCAACAAGGAAGACGAAGGGATGGGCCTTTGTGCGGGGGCGTGGATGGGGGGCAAACGGCCCGCGATCATTATGCAGAACACGGCAATCGGTGTAACGATCAACACGCTGGCGACGCTGATCCAGTATTACCGGATGCCCCTGCCGATGCTGATTTCCTATCGCGGCGAACTGCGTGAACCGGTGGCCTGTCAGGTTGAAATGGCGGTGCACACCAAGGGGCTTCTCGCGCAGATGAACATCCCGACCTATCACTTCCACCACCAAAAGGACGTGAAAGAATTCGACATGATCCTGAAATACACCTTCATGTGCAACAAGCCGGTCGCGATCCTGACCGATGCCAACTTCTGGGGAGGCTACGGCGACCAATGA
- the rplB gene encoding 50S ribosomal protein L2 yields MALKSYKPTTPGQRGLVLIDRSELWKGRPVKALTEGLTKSGGRNNTGRITSRRMGGGAKRLYRIVDFKRNKLDMSAVVARIEYDPNRTAFIALIQYEDGTQTYILAPQRLAIGDKVIASAKADIKPGNAMPFSGMPIGTIVHNIELKPGKGGQIARAAGTYAQFVGRDGGYAQIRLSSGELRLVRQECMATVGAVSNPDNSNQNFGKAGRIRHKGKRPSVRGVAMNPIDHPHGGGEGRTSGGRTPVTPWGKDTKGKRTRNKNKASQKLIIRARHAKKKGR; encoded by the coding sequence ATGGCACTCAAGTCGTATAAACCGACGACGCCGGGCCAGCGTGGGCTGGTGCTGATCGACCGTTCGGAGCTTTGGAAAGGACGTCCAGTCAAGGCCCTCACAGAGGGTTTGACGAAATCGGGCGGCCGGAACAACACCGGACGGATCACCTCGCGTCGTATGGGTGGGGGCGCAAAGCGTCTTTACCGCATCGTTGATTTCAAGCGTAACAAGCTGGACATGTCCGCTGTTGTCGCACGGATCGAATATGACCCGAACCGCACTGCGTTCATCGCGTTGATCCAGTACGAAGACGGAACACAAACCTACATCCTCGCGCCGCAGCGCCTTGCCATTGGTGACAAGGTGATCGCGTCCGCAAAGGCCGACATCAAGCCCGGTAACGCAATGCCCTTCAGCGGCATGCCGATCGGCACAATCGTACACAACATCGAATTGAAGCCCGGCAAGGGTGGTCAGATCGCCCGTGCGGCTGGCACCTACGCCCAGTTCGTCGGTCGTGACGGGGGCTATGCCCAGATCCGTCTGTCATCCGGCGAATTGCGTCTGGTTCGCCAGGAATGCATGGCGACAGTCGGTGCGGTGTCCAACCCTGACAACTCCAACCAGAACTTCGGTAAAGCCGGCCGCATCCGCCACAAGGGCAAGCGTCCGTCTGTCCGCGGTGTCGCGATGAACCCGATCGACCACCCGCACGGTGGTGGTGAAGGCCGCACATCCGGTGGCCGGACACCTGTGACCCCATGGGGCAAGGACACCAAGGGTAAGCGTACCCGCAACAAGAACAAGGCGTCTCAGAAGCTGATCATCCGCGCGAGACACGCCAAGAAGAAAGGCCGTTAA
- a CDS encoding 50S ribosomal protein L23, whose translation MSTKAELYDVIRKPIITEKATMASDANAVVFEVAIDANKPTIKNAVEELFGVKVKAVNTTITKGKVKRFRGQLGTRKNVKKAYVTLMEGNTIDVSTGL comes from the coding sequence ATGAGCACGAAAGCCGAACTCTACGACGTGATCCGCAAGCCGATCATCACCGAAAAAGCGACAATGGCATCTGACGCCAATGCAGTCGTTTTCGAAGTGGCGATCGACGCCAACAAGCCGACCATCAAGAACGCAGTTGAAGAACTGTTTGGTGTAAAGGTCAAAGCGGTCAACACGACAATCACCAAAGGCAAGGTCAAGCGTTTCCGCGGCCAGCTTGGCACGCGCAAAAACGTCAAGAAAGCCTATGTGACGCTTATGGAAGGCAACACGATTGACGTGAGCACGGGTCTCTGA
- a CDS encoding universal stress protein — protein MYKNILVPMALDHDISPRTLEIAHALSEDGAKITALHVYEAPQGVAAAYLDADTVKNAYERAKAKLHEKTAGIAGLDAQIVQGHTYRTIIDYAGDKKIDCIVIGSHKPGLSDYLLGSTAARVVRHAPCAVHVHRSS, from the coding sequence ATGTACAAGAATATCCTCGTCCCTATGGCCCTCGACCACGACATATCGCCCCGCACGCTCGAGATCGCGCATGCGCTTAGCGAAGACGGGGCAAAGATTACCGCGCTTCATGTCTATGAAGCACCGCAGGGCGTTGCTGCGGCCTACCTCGATGCGGACACGGTCAAGAACGCCTATGAACGGGCCAAAGCCAAGCTGCATGAAAAGACAGCAGGGATCGCTGGTTTGGATGCACAGATCGTTCAGGGACACACCTATCGCACGATCATCGACTATGCCGGAGACAAGAAGATCGACTGCATCGTGATCGGGTCGCACAAACCGGGGCTGAGTGACTATCTGCTGGGATCGACGGCCGCGCGGGTTGTGCGCCATGCGCCTTGCGCGGTTCATGTGCACCGCAGCTCCTAA
- the rpsS gene encoding 30S ribosomal protein S19 has product MARSVWKGPFVDSYVLKKAEAVREGGRNEVIKIWSRRSTILPQFVGLTFGVYNGKKHIPVNVTEDMIGQKFGEYSPTRTYYGHAADKKAKRK; this is encoded by the coding sequence ATGGCACGTTCCGTCTGGAAAGGCCCGTTCGTCGACAGCTACGTCCTGAAAAAGGCCGAAGCCGTCCGCGAAGGCGGCCGCAACGAAGTGATCAAGATCTGGTCGCGCCGTTCCACCATCCTGCCTCAGTTCGTTGGCCTGACCTTCGGGGTCTACAACGGCAAGAAGCACATCCCTGTCAACGTCACAGAAGACATGATCGGTCAGAAGTTCGGTGAATATTCGCCAACCCGCACCTATTACGGTCACGCTGCTGATAAAAAAGCGAAGCGGAAGTAA
- a CDS encoding copper resistance CopC family protein, translating into MRLITFALLVLAATSTGALAHSKAEQTTPANEATVASVDVIEMRFDDPMRVTAISMTGPDGDVAIARETGMDAVTEFRALPPAGLPDGAYTVDWRGLSSDGHPMQGTFGFTIAD; encoded by the coding sequence ATGAGATTGATAACTTTTGCGCTTCTGGTGCTGGCCGCAACCTCGACCGGAGCTTTGGCACACTCCAAAGCCGAACAAACCACGCCTGCCAATGAAGCGACGGTCGCGTCCGTGGACGTCATCGAAATGCGCTTTGATGATCCGATGCGCGTGACCGCAATTTCGATGACCGGTCCTGATGGTGATGTGGCCATCGCGCGGGAAACCGGCATGGACGCCGTGACAGAGTTTCGCGCGCTGCCGCCTGCCGGCCTTCCGGACGGGGCCTATACGGTGGATTGGCGCGGTTTGTCTTCGGATGGCCATCCCATGCAGGGCACGTTTGGCTTTACGATAGCCGACTGA